From a single Stomoxys calcitrans chromosome 4, idStoCalc2.1, whole genome shotgun sequence genomic region:
- the LOC106087104 gene encoding pre-rRNA 2'-O-ribose RNA methyltransferase FTSJ3 has translation MGKKTKVGKARKDKFYQLAKETGFRSRAAFKLIQLNRKFGFLQQSQVCIDLCAAPGGWMQVAKQNMPVSSIVIGVDLFPIRTIPGCISLVEDITTDKCRASLTKELQTWKADVVLHDGAPNVGRNWLHDAYQQICLTLMSLKLATEFLRGGGWFVTKVFRSKDYNALLWVLKQMFKKVHATKPSASRKESAEIFVVCQGYLAPDRIDPRLLDPKYVFEELDLEGAKKGSLLHPEKQKRIKAEGYTEQDIALRNDLAASEFMQSENGLAALQGIGSITIDDKRIAKHPKTTAEILECCKDIKVLGRKDIKGLLAWWKAIKEELYKEEDKEAAVIDEEEAPAKPLTQEEIEDMEDEELQKQISELAEEEDRDLKRKRKKTLKAKAKLQEKMNLKMVIKGDDGPKEEADQEIFDLKDVRTKEELDEMLDVTPDFDIEAEAVDVPKLPKYKKYDKDDKRLDDDANYENDDEPEVSSDEDSESDLEQEGLGLSDDEDLEEASKRTNKNKKKKTEHPLIKSSDFRDKDTRRQQRVQLWYEKENLQNINDEDDEDFDLDRLAKEYKSKGVSVLGESQETGDSNILMGKKAKRRARHAEPKEESSSESSSDSEEEVDDDDDEKVAGDMSKEPKAKKIRLTEEELALGAMMIKGKKTRRDLIDGAWNRYAFNDDNLPSWFVQDEQVHMQKPTPVPKELAEEYQRKVQELNVRPIKKVMEAKARKRRRAVKRLAKAKKQAEKIMESADATNQEKAKQLKKIYKKAQEKKKEVTYVVAKKHQTGRRARRPAGVKGRYKVVDPREKKDKRSLKAKDKKNKRKGKGKK, from the exons ATGGGTAAAAAGACCAAAGTTGGAAAAGCCCGTAAAGATAAGTTCTATCAATTGGCCAAGGAAACAG GTTTTCGCTCTCGTGCCGCCTTCAAGTTGATACAACTTAATCGCAAATTTGGATTTCTTCAGCAATCGCAAGTATGTATAGATTTATGTGCTGCTCCTGGTGGTTGGATGCAGGTGGCTAAGCAAAATATGCCTGTATCGAGCATTGTTATAGGCGTAGATCTTTTTCCCATAAGAACCATTCCGGGTTGTATTAGTTTAGTGGAAGATATTACCACCGACAAATGTCGCGCCTCGTTAACCAAAGAACTGCAAACCTGGAAGGCTGACGTTGTGCTGCATGATGGTGCGCCAAATGTGGGTCGTAATTGGTTGCATGATGCCTATCAACAAATATGCCTGACATTGATGTCTCTAAAGTTGGCCACCGAATTCTTAAGGGGAGGTGGTTGGTTTGTTACCAAAGTTTTCAGATCTAAAGATTATAATGCTCTGTTGTGGGTCTTGAAGCAAATGTTTAAGAAAGTGCACGCCACCAAGCCCAGTGCTTCGCGTAAGGAgtcagctgaaatttttgtggTCTGCCAAGGTTATTTGGCTCCCGATCGTATAGATCCACGTCTTTTGGATCCTAAATACGTTTTTGAAGAGCTGGATTTGGAGGGAGCCAAAAAAGGCAGTCTCTTGCATCCAGAGAAACAAAAACGCATTAAAGCCGAGGGTTACACGGAGCAAGACATAGCCCTGAGAAATGATTTAGCTGCTTCAGAGTTCATGCAAAGTGAAAACGGTTTGGCAGCTTTACAGGGCATTGGTTCCATAACCATTGATGATAAGAGAATAGCAAAACATCCCAAAACTACTGCAGAAATTCTAGAGTGCTGTAAAGATATTAAAGTTTTGGGTCGCAAAGATATCAAGGGTCTGTTGGCCTGGTGGAAGGCCATCAAAGAAGAACTTTACAAAGAGGAAGATAAGGAAGCTGCCGTCATTGATGAAGAGGAAGCTCCTGCCAAACCTTTAACACAGGAGGAAATAGAGGACATGGAAGATGAAGAATTGCAGAAGCAAATAAGTGAATTGGCAGAAGAGGAAGATCGGGATCTAAAGCGCAAACGCAAGAAGACCTTAAAGGCTAAGGCCAAATTGCAAGAGAAAATGAACTTGAAAATGGTTATCAAAGGAGATGATGGACCCAAAGAAGAGGCCGATCAAGAAATTTTCGATCTAAAGGATGTCAGAACAAAAGAGGAACTTGATGAAATGCTGGATGTTACACCAGACTTTGATATTGAGGCAGAAGCAGTGGATGTGCCAAAGTTACCAAAATATAAAAA ATATGATAAAGATGACAAACGCTTAGATGATGATGCCAACTATGAAAACGATGACGAACCCGAAGTTTCCAGCGATGAGGACAGTGAAAGTGATTTGGAGCAAGAGGGACTAGGACTTAGCGATGATGAAGATCTTGAGGAAGCCAGCAAGaggacaaataaaaacaaaaagaaaaaaactgaaCATCCTCTAATCAAGTCCAGTGATTTCCGTGATAAAGATACACGTAGACAGCAAAGGGTTCAATTATGGTATGAAaaggaaaatttgcaaaatatcaaCGACGAAGATGATGAGGATTTCGATTTGGATCGTTTGGCCAAGGAATACAAGAGCAAAGGTGTATCTGTATTGGGAGAATCTCAAGAAACCGGAGATTCAAATATTCTAATGGGCAAAAAAGCAAAGCGTAGGGCTCGACATGCCGAACCTAAAGAAGAATCATCCTCGGAATCCTCTAGTGATTCGGAGGAggaagttgatgatgatgatgatgaaaagGTGGCTGGTGATATGTCCAAGGAACCCAAAGCCAAGAAAATACGCCTCACTGAAGAAGAACTGGCCTTGGGTGCCATGATGATCAAAGGCAAAAAGACTAGGCGTGATTTAATCGATGGCGCTTGGAATCGTTACGCCTTCAATGATGATAACTTGCCTTCGTGGTTTGTTCAGGATGAACAGGTACACATGCAGAAACCCACGCCAGTGCCCAAGGAATTAGCCGAGGAATATCAGCGCAAGGTTCAAGAGCTTAATGTGCGGCCAATTAAAAAGGTGATGGAAGCCAAGGCACGTAAACGCAGACGTGCTGTGAAACGTTTAGCCAAGGCAAAGAAACAAGCCGAAAAGATTATGGAGAGTGCCGATGCCACAAACCAAGAAAAGGCCAAACAGCTTAAGAAGATTTACAAAAAGGCCCAAGAGAAAAAGAAGGAAGTAACCTATGTGGTGGCCAAGAAACATCAAACGGGACGTAGAGCCAGACGTCCAGCAGGCGTTAAGGGTCGCTATAAGGTGGTGGATCCCCGCGAAAAGAAGGATAAGCGTTCTTTGAAAGCCAAGGACAAAAAGAATAAGCGCAAAGGCAAGGGCAAAAAGTAG
- the LOC106087105 gene encoding mitochondrial outer membrane protein SLC25A46 isoform X2 — MAGMNNYSTLMYNTNQKVVVTDEDENSEHIQQRPRNIYGSYAAVDSSGNPPTSLPLHRQSQLQYPLSDDQYQIYMASLNSGPDSGLKNVHSERDLSLPLEKQRALDNFYDSQDDEISIRKYLGIGVQWVSLVTENLLSHPFIVLRRQCQVYNASQRYHLHPFALMPSIVHLHRRQGVTTLWKGLGSCLLVRGLSMAVDDVLSKITSWPKEVDSRTNMKRFGQHIILKCISIAVVMPFYAASLVESVQSDIASEKPGLFDVFREGSLRLLYWKSPQKGRMLPVWCLIGPTVGIGITKYLFGLVIKGISSRIMRRRIQQAQERKGAKFKDDSLETQNVEVYSNLISMLTTEVIFFPFETILHRIQLQGTRTIVDNLDNGYAVVPILTNYQGAMDCYRQTVASEGFSGLYKGFGAIILQFAAHIAVIKLTKWIVNQITEVISSRPPQKVVQYYNLDRGLNSNSTTISRSLSSGSELDENSVGNRSVD; from the exons ATGGCAGGCATGAACAATTACTCAACATTGAT GTATAACACCAACCAAAAGGTAGTGGTTACTGATGAAGATGAGAATAGTGAACATATACAACAACGCCCCCGCAATATCTATGGCTCATATGCTGCTGTCGACTCCTCGGGCAATCCACCAACCAGCTTGCCATTGCATAGACAATCACAATTGCA aTATCCACTGAGCGATGATCAATATCAGATTTATATGGCCAGTTTAAATTCTGGCCCCGATTCTGGTCTAAAAAATGTCCATTCTGAAAGAGATTTGTCGTTGCCTCTAGAGAAACAAAGGGCTTTGGATAATTTTTATGACAGCCAGGACGATG AAATTTCAATACGCAAATATTTGGGTATAGGTGTTCAGTGGGTTAGTTTGGTAACCGAAAACTTGCTCAGTCATCCTTTTATAGTGCTGCGGCGACAATGTCAAGTTTACAATGCCTCACAGAG ATATCATCTGCATCCTTTTGCTTTAATGCCTTCCATTGTTCATCTACATCGCCGTCAAGGCGTTACAACACTTTGGAAAGGTCTAGGTAGTTGCCTGCTGGTACGCGGCTTGTCCATGGCGGTGGATGATGTTCTGTCTAAGATAACATCATGGCCTAA GGAAGTGGACAGCCGTACTAATATGAAACGTTTCGGCCAGCATATTATTCTAAAATG caTTAGCATAGCTGTTGTCATGCCCTTCTATGCTGCCTCTTTGGTTGAAAGTGTGCAAAGCGATATTGCCAGTGAGAAACCTGGTCTGTTTGATGTTTTTCGTGAAGGAAGTTTACGACTGTTGTACTGGAAATCTCCTCAGAAAGGTCGAATGCTGCCGGTGTGGTGTTTAATAGGACCAACGGTGGGAATtggcataacaaaatatctcttTGG CTTGGTCATTAAAGGCATATCATCTCGCATAATGCGACGACGCATTCAGCAAGCTCAAGAACGCAAAGGAGCCAAATTTAAAGATGACTCTCTGGAAACTCAAAACGTTGAAGTCTATTCGAATCTTATTTCTATGCTGACAACCGAAGTCATATTCTTTCCATTCGAAACAATTTTACATCGCATTCAGCTGCAAGGCACCCGAACAATTGTTGATAATTTGGATAATGGCTATGCCGTTGTGCCTATACTGACGAATTATCAGGGAGCCATGGATTGCTATCGTCAAACAGTGGCCTCCGAAGGCTTTTCTGGACTTTACAAAGGCTTTGGTGCCATAATTTTACAATTTGCTGCCCACATTGCAGTTATAAAACTAACCAAATGGATTGTTAATCAAATAACGGAAGTCATTTCTAGTCGCCCACCCCAGAAAGTAGTACAATATTATAATTTAGATCGTGGCCTGAACTCAAATTCTACAACGATATCACGTAGTCTAAGTTCAGGAAGTGAGCTTGATGAGAATAGCGTGGGAAATCGATCGGTggattaa
- the LOC106087105 gene encoding mitochondrial outer membrane protein SLC25A46 isoform X1 translates to MAGMNNYSTLMYNTNQKVVVTDEDENSEHIQQRPRNIYGSYAAVDSSGNPPTSLPLHRQSQLQYPLSDDQYQIYMASLNSGPDSGLKNVHSERDLSLPLEKQRALDNFYDSQDDVYPPEQHNILSSFSLSDTKKISIRKYLGIGVQWVSLVTENLLSHPFIVLRRQCQVYNASQRYHLHPFALMPSIVHLHRRQGVTTLWKGLGSCLLVRGLSMAVDDVLSKITSWPKEVDSRTNMKRFGQHIILKCISIAVVMPFYAASLVESVQSDIASEKPGLFDVFREGSLRLLYWKSPQKGRMLPVWCLIGPTVGIGITKYLFGLVIKGISSRIMRRRIQQAQERKGAKFKDDSLETQNVEVYSNLISMLTTEVIFFPFETILHRIQLQGTRTIVDNLDNGYAVVPILTNYQGAMDCYRQTVASEGFSGLYKGFGAIILQFAAHIAVIKLTKWIVNQITEVISSRPPQKVVQYYNLDRGLNSNSTTISRSLSSGSELDENSVGNRSVD, encoded by the exons ATGGCAGGCATGAACAATTACTCAACATTGAT GTATAACACCAACCAAAAGGTAGTGGTTACTGATGAAGATGAGAATAGTGAACATATACAACAACGCCCCCGCAATATCTATGGCTCATATGCTGCTGTCGACTCCTCGGGCAATCCACCAACCAGCTTGCCATTGCATAGACAATCACAATTGCA aTATCCACTGAGCGATGATCAATATCAGATTTATATGGCCAGTTTAAATTCTGGCCCCGATTCTGGTCTAAAAAATGTCCATTCTGAAAGAGATTTGTCGTTGCCTCTAGAGAAACAAAGGGCTTTGGATAATTTTTATGACAGCCAGGACGATG TGTATCCTCCCGAGCAGCATAACATTTTGAGTTCATTTAGCTTATCCGATACCAAAA AAATTTCAATACGCAAATATTTGGGTATAGGTGTTCAGTGGGTTAGTTTGGTAACCGAAAACTTGCTCAGTCATCCTTTTATAGTGCTGCGGCGACAATGTCAAGTTTACAATGCCTCACAGAG ATATCATCTGCATCCTTTTGCTTTAATGCCTTCCATTGTTCATCTACATCGCCGTCAAGGCGTTACAACACTTTGGAAAGGTCTAGGTAGTTGCCTGCTGGTACGCGGCTTGTCCATGGCGGTGGATGATGTTCTGTCTAAGATAACATCATGGCCTAA GGAAGTGGACAGCCGTACTAATATGAAACGTTTCGGCCAGCATATTATTCTAAAATG caTTAGCATAGCTGTTGTCATGCCCTTCTATGCTGCCTCTTTGGTTGAAAGTGTGCAAAGCGATATTGCCAGTGAGAAACCTGGTCTGTTTGATGTTTTTCGTGAAGGAAGTTTACGACTGTTGTACTGGAAATCTCCTCAGAAAGGTCGAATGCTGCCGGTGTGGTGTTTAATAGGACCAACGGTGGGAATtggcataacaaaatatctcttTGG CTTGGTCATTAAAGGCATATCATCTCGCATAATGCGACGACGCATTCAGCAAGCTCAAGAACGCAAAGGAGCCAAATTTAAAGATGACTCTCTGGAAACTCAAAACGTTGAAGTCTATTCGAATCTTATTTCTATGCTGACAACCGAAGTCATATTCTTTCCATTCGAAACAATTTTACATCGCATTCAGCTGCAAGGCACCCGAACAATTGTTGATAATTTGGATAATGGCTATGCCGTTGTGCCTATACTGACGAATTATCAGGGAGCCATGGATTGCTATCGTCAAACAGTGGCCTCCGAAGGCTTTTCTGGACTTTACAAAGGCTTTGGTGCCATAATTTTACAATTTGCTGCCCACATTGCAGTTATAAAACTAACCAAATGGATTGTTAATCAAATAACGGAAGTCATTTCTAGTCGCCCACCCCAGAAAGTAGTACAATATTATAATTTAGATCGTGGCCTGAACTCAAATTCTACAACGATATCACGTAGTCTAAGTTCAGGAAGTGAGCTTGATGAGAATAGCGTGGGAAATCGATCGGTggattaa
- the LOC106087106 gene encoding large ribosomal subunit protein uL3m, which translates to MLKTVILDLARLRLNPVAVTQVREKGQLSRPHLRNPSWFLRKERKMRDNLVTSENKSFVQEIIHDKFGPPALIKGVASYDQTKREQLVKTDELPTDQVWTTKERRTGLIARKIGQYPLWLKNGEKIRTTLLQIVDNHVIKYTPPEQYKPTQLPNVARLNSYGCLLVGAESCDPSTLTKEYCGLFKDSGLLPKRHLVRFLVTPNAAIPVGTPLNVGHYRVGDYIDVRGKTVDHGFQGVVKRHGFKGMPASHGVTKTHRRPGNIGGGGEKGRVWPGTKMPGHMGNRWRIAKGLRIWRINTKYNVMWVNGSAIPGSTNGLVYIYDTILPVRKHKTAPPFPTMFEQATEGPDDIWFENVHNFKNESITFQPEE; encoded by the exons ATGCTTAAAACTGTAATATTAGACTTGGCCAGATTAAG GCTCAACCCGGTGGCTGTTACACAAGTACGCGAGAAGGGCCAGCTAAGTAGACCACATTTAAGAAACCCCTCATGGTTCCTGCGTAAGGAACGCAAG ATGCGTGACAATTTGGTTACTTCGGAAAACAAATCATTTGTTCAAGAGATTATACATGACAAATTTGGACCTCCCGCCCTTATCAAAGGTGTAGCTTCTTATGATCAAACAAAACGTGAACAATTGGTAAAAACTGATGAATTACCAACTGATCAAGTTTGGACAACTAAAGAACGTCGCACCGGCCTGATTGCCCGCAAAATTGGCCAATATCCCCTATGGCTGAAGAATGGAGAAAAGATACGtaccactttattgcaaattgtGGATAATCATGTTATTAAGTATACACCACCAGAGCAATATAAACCCACTCAATTACCCAATGTGGCACGCTTGAATAGCTATGGATGCTTATTGGTGGGAGCAGAAAGTTGTGATCCTTCAACATTGACCAAAGAGTATTGTGGCTTATTTAAAGATTCAGGCTTGTTGCCCAAAAGGCATTTGGTGCGTTTCCTGGTTACTCCAAATGCAGCTATTCCAGTGGGAACACCTTTGAATGTGGGACACTATAGAGTGGGTGATTATATAGATGTGCGAGGAAAAAC agTTGATCATGGCTTCCAGGGTGTTGTCAAACGTCATGGTTTTAAGGGTATGCCTGCTTCTCATGGTGTCACAAAAACCCATAGACGTCCCGGTAACATTGGTGGTGGTGGCGAGAAAGGTCGCGTTTGGCCTGGTACTAAAATGCCTGGTCACATGGGCAATAGATGGCGGATAGCCAAAGGTCTGCGCATATGGCGCATCAATACCAAATACAATGTTATGTGGGTAAATGGCAGTGCCATACCTGGTTCAACCAATGGCCTTGTCTATATCTATGATACCATACTGCCAGTTCGCAAACATAAAACTGCACCTCCATTCCCCACAATGTTTGAACAGGCTACAGAAGGACCCGACGACATATGGTTTGAGAATGTGCATAATTTTAAGAACGAAAGCATAACATTTCAACCAGAGGAATag
- the LOC106087107 gene encoding beta-lactamase-like protein 2 homolog isoform X2 encodes MALIPPVTRLSSSIIRILGCNPGHMTLQGTNTYLVGTGKKRVLIDTGDPDVPEYIKHLTGVLKEENATIGTILLTHWHHDHVGGVKDVLKTCVDKDCQVYKFPRTDAEDVCPEIPKDVKVETLKDQQVFELEGENLKIHHTPGHTTDHVVLTTNEGVLFSGDCILGEGTAVFEDLYDYMKSLEKILNFKPSVIYPGHGNIIEDPLEKIQYYIKHRNQREQQILSCFAERKQQKMQAMDVVKVVYKETPEQLWPAAAYNVSHHLTKLHKEGKLEKCQSPESDEDNPFYMFCQKTSNL; translated from the exons ATGGCCCTAATTCCTCCGGTTACCCGTTTGTCCTCCTCAATTATAAGGATATTGGGTTGCAATCCAGGCCATATGACATTGCAAGGAACAAATACATATCTTGTAGGCACAGGCAAAAA ACGTGTTTTAATTGATACAGGCGATCCCGATGTTCCAGAGTACATCAAACACTTGACAGGAGTGTTAAAGGAAGAGAATGCAACTATTGGTACCATCTTATTAACCCATTGGCACCATGACCATGTGGGAGGTGTTAAGGATGTTTTAAAAACCTGTGTGGATAAAG ATTGTCAGGTATACAAATTTCCGcgcactgatgctgaagatgTGTGTCCCGAGATACCCAAAGATGTTAAGGTGGAAACATTAAAAGATCAGCAAGTGTTTGAGCTGGAAGGTGAAAACTTGAAAATTCATCATACCCCGGGACATACAACAGACCATGTCGTATTAACCACCAATGAGGGAGTATTGTTCAGTGGAGATTGTATTTTAG GTGAAGGAACGGCTGTTTTTGAGGATTTATACGATTATATGAAAAGTTTGGAGAAGATACTCAACTTCAAACCCTCAGTTATATATCCTGGACATGGCAACATCATTGAAGACCCCTTGGAAAAAATACAATACTATATTAAACACCGTAATCAGCGCGAGCAACAAATTCTAAGCTGCTTTGCCGAAaggaaacagcagaaaatgcaAGCCATGGATGTAGTTAAAGTTGTCTACAAAGAAACACCAGAACAGCTATGGCCTGCTGCAGCTTACAATGTTAGTCATCATTTGACAAAGCTGCACAAAGAAGGCAAATTGGAAAAGTGTCAAAGTCCCGAAAGTGACGAAGACAATCCTTTTTATATGTTTTGCCAAAAAACCAGCAATTTATGA
- the LOC106087107 gene encoding beta-lactamase-like protein 2 homolog isoform X1 has product MALIPPVTRLSSSIIRILGCNPGHMTLQGTNTYLVGTGKKRVLIDTGDPDVPEYIKHLTGVLKEENATIGTILLTHWHHDHVGGVKDVLKTCVDKVNLHKDCQVYKFPRTDAEDVCPEIPKDVKVETLKDQQVFELEGENLKIHHTPGHTTDHVVLTTNEGVLFSGDCILGEGTAVFEDLYDYMKSLEKILNFKPSVIYPGHGNIIEDPLEKIQYYIKHRNQREQQILSCFAERKQQKMQAMDVVKVVYKETPEQLWPAAAYNVSHHLTKLHKEGKLEKCQSPESDEDNPFYMFCQKTSNL; this is encoded by the exons ATGGCCCTAATTCCTCCGGTTACCCGTTTGTCCTCCTCAATTATAAGGATATTGGGTTGCAATCCAGGCCATATGACATTGCAAGGAACAAATACATATCTTGTAGGCACAGGCAAAAA ACGTGTTTTAATTGATACAGGCGATCCCGATGTTCCAGAGTACATCAAACACTTGACAGGAGTGTTAAAGGAAGAGAATGCAACTATTGGTACCATCTTATTAACCCATTGGCACCATGACCATGTGGGAGGTGTTAAGGATGTTTTAAAAACCTGTGTGGATAAAG taaaTCTTCATAAAGATTGTCAGGTATACAAATTTCCGcgcactgatgctgaagatgTGTGTCCCGAGATACCCAAAGATGTTAAGGTGGAAACATTAAAAGATCAGCAAGTGTTTGAGCTGGAAGGTGAAAACTTGAAAATTCATCATACCCCGGGACATACAACAGACCATGTCGTATTAACCACCAATGAGGGAGTATTGTTCAGTGGAGATTGTATTTTAG GTGAAGGAACGGCTGTTTTTGAGGATTTATACGATTATATGAAAAGTTTGGAGAAGATACTCAACTTCAAACCCTCAGTTATATATCCTGGACATGGCAACATCATTGAAGACCCCTTGGAAAAAATACAATACTATATTAAACACCGTAATCAGCGCGAGCAACAAATTCTAAGCTGCTTTGCCGAAaggaaacagcagaaaatgcaAGCCATGGATGTAGTTAAAGTTGTCTACAAAGAAACACCAGAACAGCTATGGCCTGCTGCAGCTTACAATGTTAGTCATCATTTGACAAAGCTGCACAAAGAAGGCAAATTGGAAAAGTGTCAAAGTCCCGAAAGTGACGAAGACAATCCTTTTTATATGTTTTGCCAAAAAACCAGCAATTTATGA
- the LOC106087090 gene encoding adenylate kinase 8 — protein MSLQSNLAEYAAELMVYFEKHKLIEISKRILVECALERPDNVPLWMGKNIKRIAASIYQDCLNQGKDGVIASLHLSANFLYRVVFFGRRGSGRKTQAIYLARRFNLVYLNAENLIHQYLRGDDKNPQEPLARELQRAFYYNNCKAKSTALAAIISKRLLDEDCLTQGWVLVNFPHTTADFRELLENFKIPPNKVVYLQCPEEICMSRLLDMPNCGLPSNNRKYFEQEMWFYKQNEIAIDEYLSKRHETIYVNGSGNSQAVKNEMFAKLEKTPYIMGCKQDTWDLMNK, from the exons atgtcttTACAATCCAATTTAGCCGAATATGCTGCGGAATTAATGGTCTATTTtgaaaaacacaaattaattgaaatttcaaag CGCATTTTGGTGGAGTGTGCATTAGAACGGCCCGACAATGTGCCATTGTGGATGGGTAAAAATATTAAACGCATTGCCGCCAGCATATATCAGGACTGCCTAAACCAGGGGAAAGATGGCGTGATAGCATCCTTACATTTATCAGCGAATTTTCTATatagggtggtgttttttggaaGACGAGGCTCAGGACGCAAAACTCAAGCTATATACTTGGCCAGGCGATTCAATTTGGTTTATC TTAACGCAGAAAATCTTATTCATCAATATCTGAGAGGAGACGATAAAAATCCCCAAGAGCCTTTGGCTCGGGAACTACAAAGGGCTTTTTATTACAATAATTGTAAAGCCAAGAGCACAGCTTTAGCTGCTATTATATCCAAACGTCTTTTGGATGAGGATTGCCTTACTCAAGGTTGGGTCTTGGTGAATTTCCCACATACCACAGCAGATTTTAGGGAATTATTGGAGAACTTTAAAATACCACCCAATAAGGTGGTGTATCTGCAATGTCCTGAAGAGATTTGTATGAGTAGATTACTTGATATGCCAAATTGTGGACTGCCTAGCAACAATCGCAAGTATTTTGAACAAGAG atgtggttttacaaacaaaatgaaatcgCCATTGATGAGTACCTAAGCAAGAGACATGAAACAATTTATGTTAACGGATCAGGCAATTCACAAGCGGTGAAAAATGAAATGTTTGCAAAGCTTGAAAAGACGCCATACATCATGGGTTGCAAACAAGATACATGGGACCTGATGAATAAATAA